One Hippoglossus hippoglossus isolate fHipHip1 chromosome 13, fHipHip1.pri, whole genome shotgun sequence genomic window carries:
- the slc6a4a gene encoding solute carrier family 6 member 4a codes for METKDMMMTSMFSMDKGENDGERDKGREEDVRGEEEGTQQENGRLMLADGLAEKGPKSLTSCSGQQVSNGLNPSTAQSPREGPGTAACSGGTAPAPGGSTSSPVPLGGLRTLVVQQTSLERPRETWSKKMDFLLSVIGYAVDLGNVWRFPYICYQNGGGAFLLPYLLMAVFGGVPLFYMELALGQFHRSGCISIWKHICPIFKGIGFAICIIALYIAFYYNTIMAWALYYLLSSFRPTLPWTTCTNSWNTANCNSYMSTDHNVSWSNSSTSPAEEFYTRHVLQVHLSPGLHQLGSVSWQLALCLLFIFTIVYFSIWKGVKTSGKVVWVTATFPYLVLLILLVRGATLPGAWRGVVFYLKPDWQKLLSTTVWIDAAAQIFFSLGPGFGVLLAFASYNPFHNNCYKDALITSSVNCLTSFLSGFVIFTVLGYMAEMRQQDVDAVAKDAGPSLLFIIYAEAIANMPAATFFAIIFFLMIIMLGLDSTFAGLEGVITAMLDEFPQLLAKRREWFVFGLVCVCYLGALSTLTYGGAFVVKLFEEYATGPAVITVVLLEVIAVSWFYGTNRFCNDIQLMLGFYPGCFWRVCWVAICPCFLLFIIISFLAFPPEVKLFHYHYPQWTTVLGYCIGVSSFICVPAYMVFHLLTAKGTFKQRLLKSITPEPSCNDHRDFIVTNAV; via the exons ATGGAGACGAAGGATATGATGATGACCAGCATGTTCTCAATGGACAAGGGGGAgaatgatggagagagggataaagggagagaggaggatgtgaggggagaagaggaggggacgcAGCAGGAAAATGGCAGACTGATGCTGGCTGATGGTCTTGCAGAGAAAGGACCCAAGAGCCTGACCTCGTGCTCTGGCCAGCAGGTGTCCAATGGCTTAAATCCATCCACCGCTCAGAGCCCCAGGGAGGGACCGGGGACCGCAGCTTGCTCTGGGGGTACAGCACCTGCGCCTGGCGGCAGCACCAGCTCCCCCGTGCCGCTGGGAGGCCTCAGGACTCTAGTGGTCCAACAAACCAGCTTGGAGAGGCCCAGAGAAACCTGGAGCAAGAAGATGGACTTCTTGCTGTCCGTGATCGGCTATGCTGTGGACCTGGGAAATGTCTGGCGCTTCCCCTACATCTGCTACCAGAacggaggag GTGCCTTCCTGCTGCCCTACCTGTTGATGGCGGTGTTCGGAGGCGTTCCTCTCTTCTACATGGAGCTGGCTCTCGGCCAGTTCCACCGCAGCGGCTGCATCTCCATCTGGAAACACATCTGTCCCATCTTCAAAG GGATTGGTTTTGCCATCTGCATCATAGCCCTCTACATAGCCTTCTACTACAACACCATCATGGCCTGGGCCTTGTACTACCTGCTATCATCATTTCGGCCCACCCTGCCCTGGACCACCTGCACCAACAGCTGGAACACAGCCAACTGCAACAGTTACATGTCCACCGACCACAACGTGTCGTGGTCcaactcctccacctcccccgcCGAGGAGTTCTATAC TCGCCATGTGCTACAGGTCCACCTCTCCCCCGGGCTGCACCAGCTGGGCTCTGTCAGCTGGCAACTGGCCCTCTGCCTGCTCTTCATCTTCACCATCGTCTACTTCAGCATCTGGAAAGGAGTCAAGACGTCTGGAAAG GTAGTGTGGGTGACTGCTACCTTCCCCTACCTGGTCCTTCTGATCTTACTCGTCCGTGGTGCCACTCTGCCAGGGGCTTGGAGAGGCGTTGTCTTCTATCTCAAACCTGATTGGCAAAAACTCCTTAGCACTACA GTGTGGATTGATGCAGCAGCTCAGATCTTCTTCTCTCTGGGTCCCGGGTTTGGTGTGCTCCTCGCCTTCGCCAGCTACAACCCATTTCACAACAACTGCTACAA AGATGCGTTGATCACCAGCTCAGTGAACTGTCTGACTAGCTTTTTGTCTGGCTTCGTCATCTTCACGGTGCTGGGATACATGGCTGAGATGAGGCAGCAGGATGTGGATGCTGTGGCCAAGGATGCTG GTCCCAGTCTGCTGTTCATCATTTATGCTGAGGCCATAGCAAACATGCCTGCTGCCACTTTCTTCGCCATCATCTTTTTCCTCATGATCATCATGTTGGGTCTGGACAGCACG ttTGCGGGGTTGGAGGGAGTGATCACAGCCATGCTAGATGAGTTCCCGCAACTCCTGGCCAAGAGGCGCGAGTGGTTTGTCTTCGGCCTGGTGTGCGTCTGCTACCTTGGGGCTCTCTCCACGCTCACATAC GGAGGAGCGTTTGTGGTGAAGCTGTTTGAGGAGTACGCTACAGGCCCTGCAGTCATCACCGTGGTGCTGCTCGAGGTCATCGCCGTCTCCTGGTTCTACG GTACCAACCGTTTCTGCAATGACATCCAGCTCATGCTGGGTTTCTACCCTGGTTGTTTCTGGAGGGTCTGCTGGGTGGCAATCTGCCCCTGTTTCCTGCTG ttcatcatcatcagtttcCTGGCCTTCCCTCCAGAGGTCAAGTTGTTCCACTACCACTACCCACAATGGACCACCGTCCTGGGCTACTGCATTGGGGTGTCCTCGTTCATCTGTGTACCTGCTTATATGGTCTTCCACCTGCTCACTGCCAAGGGCACATTCAAACAG CGTCTGTTAAAAAGCATCACTCCAGAGCCCAGCTGTAACGACCACAGAGACTTCATTGTCACCAACGCAGTCTGA